A region from the Brassica napus cultivar Da-Ae chromosome C8, Da-Ae, whole genome shotgun sequence genome encodes:
- the LOC106436770 gene encoding transcription factor MYB51-like, whose product MVRTPCCRAELGLKKGAWTPGEDQKLTSYVNRHGEGGWRTLPEKAGLKRCGKSCRLRWANYLRPDIKRGEFTEDEERSIISLHALHGNKWAAIARGLPGRTDNEIKNYWNTHIKKRLIKKGVDPVTHKSISANLQDIPEKLNINQTIITSDDDLDHNKKMEKSARFLNRVANRFGKRINQSVLSEIIGSGCPHATISNNTTTVTTSVTVDSKSDKSTSSSFTPTSNLLMTANGNATSSPSAFSESSISDRLMYWDKEDNIEFSTFLNDEDFMVLEESCAENNEFMKELTRFLQEDETDNIEMMPVNEHQDSFEDIDNYFA is encoded by the exons atgGTGCGGACACCATGTTGCAGAGCTGAGTTAGGGTTAAAGAAAGGAGCATGGACTCCCGGGGAAGATCAGAAGCTTACCTCCTACGTTAACCGTCACGGTGAAGGTGGCTGGCGAACTCTCCCCGAAAAAGctg GACTCAAGAGATGTGGCAAAAGTTGCAGACTAAGATGGGCCAATTATCTAAGACCTGACATCAAAAGAGGAGAGTTCACTGAAGATGAAGAACGTTCTATCATCTCTCTCCACGCCCTTCATGGCAACAA atgggcTGCAATAGCTCGTGGATTACCAGGAAGAACCGATAACGAAATCAAGAATTACTGGAACACtcatatcaaaaaacgtttgATCAAGAAAGGTGTTGATCCGGTTACTCACAAAAGCATATCAGCAAATTTGCAGGATATTCCGGAGAAACTAAACATTAATCAGACAATTATAACGAGTGATGATGATCTTGATCATAACAAGAAGATGGAGAAGTCGGCTAGATTCTTGAACAGAGTAGCTAATAGGTTCGGAAAGAGAATCAACCAGAGTGTTTTATCTGAAATTATCGGTAGTGGTTGCCCACATGCTACTATTTCTAATAACACTACTACTGTTACTACAAGTGTCACCGTTGACTCCAAATCAGATAAGTCAACGAGCTCTTCCTTCACACCAACCTCAAATCTTCTTATGACCGCTAACGGTAACGCTACGTCGTCTCCGTCCGCATTTTCTGAGTCATCCATTAGCGATCGATTAATGTACTGGGATAAGGAGGATAATATCGAATTCTCAACATTTCTGAATGATGAAGATTTCATGGTGTTGGAAGAGTCTTGTGCTGAGAACAATGAGTTCATGAAAGAGCTTACGAGGTTTCTTCAGGAGGATGAGACGGACAACATAGAAATGATGCCCGTCAATGAACATCAAGACAGTTTTGAAGATATTGACAACTATTTTGCATGA
- the LOC106436773 gene encoding uncharacterized protein LOC106436773 isoform X2 — translation MISHSISSESATINMRHCDVKDGGLIKDISHEKKHMKQFLIKECRRCFDTSPKRADELLRNMARVEIPIIIMGNEFNITIHISNINGLSISGF, via the exons ATGATTTCACATTCAATTAGCAGTGAATCTGCAACTATAAATAT GAGGCACTGTGATGTGAAAGATGGTGGACTCATCAAAGACATAAG TCATGAGAAGAAACATATGAAGCAGTTTCTCATCAAGGAATGTCGACGTTGCTTTGACACCTCACCAAAAAGAGCTGATGAGCTTTTGAGAAACATGGCGAGAGTAGAGATACCAATAATAATA ATGGGTAATGAGTTCAATATCACCATCCACATCAGCAACATCAATGGTTTATCCATATCTGGTTTTTGA
- the LOC106436773 gene encoding uncharacterized protein LOC106436773 isoform X1: MISHSISSESATINMRHCDVKDGGLIKDISHEKKHMKQFLIKECRRCFDTSPKRADELLRNMARVEIPIIISLQMFYYNLRWVMSSISPSTSATSMVYPYLVFEMQQLVTGVSSVYDYERILHYRTSLWEDQQGVLNEISLRSILTWTYKRLMN; this comes from the exons ATGATTTCACATTCAATTAGCAGTGAATCTGCAACTATAAATAT GAGGCACTGTGATGTGAAAGATGGTGGACTCATCAAAGACATAAG TCATGAGAAGAAACATATGAAGCAGTTTCTCATCAAGGAATGTCGACGTTGCTTTGACACCTCACCAAAAAGAGCTGATGAGCTTTTGAGAAACATGGCGAGAGTAGAGATACCAATAATAATA TCCCTCCAAATGTTTTATTACAACCTCAGATGGGTAATGAGTTCAATATCACCATCCACATCAGCAACATCAATGGTTTATCCATATCTGGTTTTTGAGATGCAACAACTGGTTACTGGTGTCTCCAGTGTCTATGATTATGAAAGGATTTTGCACTACAGAACAAGCCTATGGGAGGACCAACAAGGGGTCCTCAATGAGATATCGTTGAGAAGTATCTTAACTTGGACATATAAGAGGCTGATGAATTAA
- the LOC111212742 gene encoding protein RALF-like 36, producing MVISKKTIVKSLALVAIICIVMCTTEATNIGGGAMATDRKGCTSGACEGQANPYTPGCESGEKCRGS from the coding sequence ATGGTTATATCCAAGAAAACAATTGTTAAATCACTGGCTCTTGTAGCCATTATATGTATTGTTATGTGCACAACTGAAGCTACAAATATAGGGGGTGGAGCTATGGCCACAGACCGCAAGGGTTGTACCTCGGGAGCATGTGAAGGTCAAGCTAACCCATACACACCAGGTTGTGAAAGTGGCGAAAAATGTCGTGGGAGTTGA
- the LOC106436769 gene encoding 60S ribosomal protein L6-1: protein MPAAKQRTPKVSRNPDLIRGVGKYSRSQMYHKRGLWAIKAKNGGVFPRHDAKSKVDAPVEKPAKFYPAEDVKKPLANRRKPKPTKLKSSITSGTVLIILAGRFKGKRVVFLKQLSSGLLLVTGPFKINGVPLRRVNQSYVIGTSTKVDISGVNVEKFDDKYFGKVAEKKNKKGEGEFFEAEKEVKKEIPQEKKEDQKTVDAALIKAIESVPELKTYLGARFSLSQGMKPHELVF from the exons ATGCCGGCGGCGAAGCAAAGGACCCCGAAAGTTAGCCGAAACCCTGATCTCATAAGGGGCGTTGGCAAATACTCTCGTTCCCAAATGTACCACAAGAGAGGCTTGTGGGCAATCAAGGCCAAAAATGGCGGCGTTTTCCCCCGACACGACGCTAAGTCCAAGGTCGATGCTCCCGTTGAGAAGCCCGCCAAGTTTTATCCGGCTGAAGACGTTAAGAAGCCCCTCGCAAACAGACGCAAGCCTAAGCCTACCAAGCTCAA ATCAAGCATTACTTCAGGAACTGTGTTGATCATTCTTGCTGGTAGATTCAAGGGAAAGAGAGTTGTCTTCCTCAAGCAACTTTCTTCTGGTCTGCTCTTGGTGACTG GACCATTCAAGATCAATGGTGTTCCACTGAGACGTGTTAACCAGTCCTATGTGATCGGAACCTCCACAAAGGTTGACATTTCTGGAGTCAACGTTGAGAAGTTCGATGACAAGTACTTCGGGAAGGTTgctgagaagaagaacaagaaaggAGAAGGCGAGTTCTTTGAAGCAGAGAAAGAG GTGAAGAAAGAGATCCCACAGGAGAAAAAAGAAGACCAGAAAACTGTGGACGCAGCTCTGATCAAAGCCATTGAGTCAGTGCCAGAGCTCAAGACTTACCTCGGCGCCAGGTTCTCATTGTCTCAAGGAATGAAACCCCATGAGCTTGTTTTCTAG
- the LOC106436774 gene encoding tetraspanin-11-like, translating to MFRVSNFVVGLANTLIMLVGVSAIGYSIYMFVHQDVTNCETAIRAPLLTTGVVLFVVSLLGVIGSCFKENLAMVLYLIILIAGIVALIGFSIFLFFVTNKGAGRVISGRGYREYQTVDFSTWLNSFVGGKRWVGVMSCLAEASVCDDLSDGPVSQIADEFYHKNLSPLQSGCCKPPSDCNFEFKNATFWIPPAKNETVVAANNGDCGAWSNVQTELCFNCNACKAGVLANIREKWRNLLIFNVCLIVLLITVYSCGCCAHRNNRMARKSGFVCASIEKTMEDQLRQLKDIFDRFDMDADGSLTILELAALLRSLGLKPSGDQIHVLLASMDANGNGFVEFDELVGNLPDLNEEIGNNTEHLLDIFNSFDRDGNGFISAAELAGAMAKMGQPLTYKELTEMIKEADTNGDGVISFGEFASIMAKSAVDYFGLKINS from the exons ATGTTTCGAGTAAGCAACTTCGTTGTGGGTCTAGCCAACACGTTAATAATGTTAGTGGGCGTGTCAGCCATTGGTTATTCGATATACATGTTCGTTCACCAAGACGTGACCAATTGTGAAACAGCGATTCGGGCACCACTTCTCACAACCGGTGTCGTCCTCTTCGTGGTGTCGTTACTAGGAGTGATAGGTTCTTGCTTCAAGGAGAATCTCGCCATGGTCTTGTACTTGATCATACTCATTGCGGGCATTGTTGCATTAATTGGCTTCTCGATCTTTCTCTTCTTCGTGACGAACAAAGGAGCCGGTCGTGTGATCTCTGGTCGAGGGTATAGAGAGTACCAGACGGTTGATTTCTCGACATGGCTTAACAGTTTCGTCGGTGGGAAGAGATGGGTTGGTGTAATGTCTTGTTTGGCTGAAGCTAGCGTTTGTGATGATTTGAGTGATGGTCCTGTCAGTCAGATCGCTGATGAGTTTTATCACAAAAACTTGTCTCCACTCCAG TCTGGTTGTTGTAAGCCACCGTCAGATTGCAACTTTGAGTTTAAAAACGCGACGTTTTGGATACCACCAGCGAAAAACGAAACGGTTGTTGCGGCCAACAACGGCGACTGCGGTGCATGGAGTAACGTGCAAACAGAGTTATGTTTTAACTGCAACGCATGCAAAGCTGGAGTGTTGGCGAATATTAGAGAGAAGTGGAGGAACCTTTTGATTTTCAACGTTTGTCTCATCGTCCTACTCATCACCGTCTATTCATGCGGTTGTTGTGCTCATCGTAACAATCGTATGGCTAGGAAAAGTGGTTTT GTTTGTGCTTCCATAGAAAAAACAATGGAGGATCAGCTAAGACAATTAAAAGACATATTCGACCGGTTCGACATGGACGCAGATGGAAGCTTAACCATCTTAGAGCTCGCGGCCCTGCTCCGGTCCCTCGGTCTCAAACCATCAGGAGACCAAATCCATGTTTTGTTAGCAAGCATGGACGCAAACGGCAACGGTTTTGTCGAGTTTGACGAGCTCGTAGGCAATCTCCCCGACCTGAACGAAGAGATCGGTAACAATACCGAACATCTACTCGACATTTTCAACTCGTTTGATAGAGATGGTAATGGATTCATCAGCGCGGCGGAATTGGCAGGAGCCATGGCCAAGATGGGGCAACCGTTGACGTATAAAGAACTAACGGAGATGATCAAAGAAGCTGACACAAACGGTGATGGTGTTATAAGCTTTGGTGAATTTGCCTCTATAATGGCAAAATCCGCTGTTgattattttggtttaaaaattaattcatga